The DNA window ATTCAGTAGAGTGTGAAAACTCTTTGTTGTCCGTCTATGGTACTCAAGACCAAAGACATTTTCTTTCCCCGCCAGGATCAATCCCTAAACACTTGAATCCATCACCATCAACATATGAGCCCTACAAATTTTTCCAGCAGTATCAGTCCAGTCTTCCCATACCATATGGGTTCTATAGACCAGAGTCTGCATTTTCTTCCTATGGCCTTAAACTTCCACATGTTGCTAGTATTACAAGAGAGCAAAGTTCTCACCTACTTGAAGAAACTAACTTGATCTATCCAACTTCAAATCCATCCAGATTAAACTCCTGGAACTCCCACAAAAAACACGTAGATTATGAAAAGGAAAGTTTAATTCTCCAAAGCCAAGATCCTTCCAAAGATGAGCCAAATGATAGAGATGGGGCCAAGATGAGCCCCCGTGCAGGAAGTGCAGCTACAGGATCTCCAGGAAGGCCAAGTCCCACCAACTTTACTCAGACAAGCCATGCATGTGAAGGACTGTTTGACCTATCAAGTAAATCATCGCCTGGCCCATTTGGAAAACTAAATCAACATGAAGAAAATGCCACAGCCTTTAAACTTGTGAGAAAAAGTTCAGAATACCCTGATCCACAGTTAAATAGAGTTGACTCCACAAGAAGGTAAGATGGGTCTCCGTAAATCTGACTTCCAAAACTCAAGAAGAtcaatccaaaacaaaactccctCTCTTTCCTACCCCCAGCTTTGTTCTGTCTAATTAGCCAGTTTATAATTCACTAAAAACTTTTAACACTAGAAAGACTGAAATTTAAGAATAACTTGAAGGACCAAGCTGGGACAGTGGTTATAGTACTTCTTTTAAATCCATaatgcaaagaaaatagaaacagcaTAAAAACTTTTATCTTtcaaagtaaattttttaaattgtttcaatTGACATGTCTagtccttctagttctaaagaaTAATTTCTTGTTGCAGTTAAGCTAAAAAACAATGACTATTCCCTTATGTAAAATATAGCTTGAAAACGTTCCACTCTGAgtcttatttttctaaaaagaaataaaaattgatttaTCTCTGTTTTTTTCAGCATGAATGTTACTGATGAAGATGTGCAACATCAGATGGAAGGTACTTCTAACACAAATGAGGACTCTTCTAACACAGAGGAAGACACAGGAATAGCTCCACTCAATCTTTCTAAGAAatctgaaaaaaaggaaactgtacatgaacatatgtacaaaaacatgaCTCATTTGGAAACTCAAGACACTATGAATCTACAAGACATGCCTTTAAACCTCTCAGTGAAGGATTCCTGCAATACTCTGAACCTGAAACCTTCATCAGACAGTCTATCACAAGATGCTGAAGCTGCTGCTACTCAGAAAATTGAAAGTTCTAAAGCAGAACATTATATAAAGAATCACCAGCAAAGCATCCACCAAGATGACATTTCATTCACAGCCGATAATGGTGAAGCACAAGATTTAAGAATGATTGACAACAGTGATGAACAGAAACAAACAGCAGCTGTTGCTCTCTGCCAATTAGCTGCATATAGTCCTGGAAAAATAAGGGTagaaaatgaagagcaaaatgctCAGGATTCCACTTTTCAAAAAGATGAACCCACCTTCAGTTCCAAAGAAATTCAGGATATTGAATGTAATCCTAAAACAAAAGGCCAAAGAGGACGAatcaaaaagaaacaggaaaacctCCCCAAGGAACTAAAAAGGCAAAATCAAATGACACTGCAAGAGTGTTCACTTTAAGAAAGAGAACACGGGTGTCTTAACACTTAACTTTCATATATGCTTTCACACCACAAAAAAGCAAAGCTTATCCACTGGACCACATGACGTAGCAGCAATTTTCAAGCAAATTTTCTATTGGATCAACTGTTactatgtgtttttttcttttttgttctaagGAAAGCAACGACCTGTAAATAGTAAATGTTTATACCAAAGGTGCTTATAAATTTGtaataaatccttttttgagTGATCCAAGTTTCTTATGCATATGCCCAAGATTCTGATAAGCACACTTCTGCATTCATAACCAACGCTACCAATGGAAATACAATGGATGAAAGAATAATGCTTTTGGTGTAAGCCACATGGCAAGAACACTTTTACATTTGCTTTtattacaaaaatgttttatgcattagaaataactttttatttGTTGTAACAAAGGTATCCTTAAATTTTTGGATTTATTTACTGTTACCTGTTTtgcaaataaaatgtaaatgtctTGAAGAACAAGagcctatatgtgtgtatatatatcatatatataacaattatatatatgcatacatattttcagaaattaaaaaCTTTTGTTGTAAATGTGAAAACTATGATTTGTTACTATTGAAAATAATCCACAGACATCAAAaggatatttatataaataatttattttcattagtgAAAAAAGTACCATTGGTGAAGGTATCATTTCAGTAAATGTAGAAACATGAGTTTATGACATTTATTTGGTTAGCATGGGTCAGTGAATTTTGCAGACTTTTCATTCCTGTTTTCTAAGTTTAgaattgtgtatattatttctaatatttttcaaataaatccACATATTATACTTAAGAATGCATAATAGTAAATGCAATATAAATTTTTgtgttatattttataatattttgctaTAACATACAATGCAACTCtggtaaaaaaaggaaaagatttatatcACAATTTGGACATGTTAAAGACTAGAATATAAACTTCGTGCTTTCTGGAAAGCTAAGGCAAATGAAATTGTGCTTAGCACAAACTAATTCGGAGAAAATCAAGGAACTTCCTTGATCCTGGCTTTCAGACAATGACCGAGTAACAACTTGGTTTCAGGAAAAACTATAATTTATGATCATACATGTACCCTTTTCCAACAAAGATTTTTCTTAATACACAGAAGGATGCCTATTCCATATATATATCAAGacagtattttattatgttctaGGCTATGGACAACAATTAATAGTCCTCAGGAACAAATTATCGCATATTCTCAAATAACAAAAGCACTCAAGAAAAGGAAACATAGCAACTATAAATCATTAGTGACTGATGGTGCTCTCAGTCTCACATGGAACCCAGATCAAATTCTACTCCTTTAAGGAATAAAACATCTTTCATTCAATTAACTGTACAAAAGTATCATAGAGGAAAAAACACTTCTTTATGACTCTGGGTATAGTATAGCATATACCCTAAAGCATGAACATTTGAATCTCAGATAAACTCTGCCCAAGTAAGTACAAATAATTAAGTTTCTTAAAAAGTATTGTTCAAAATAATATgtctttctatttaaatttggctccaacacatttattttatttaaatctgGCTCCAAAATACCTCTCTTTCAGTTGAGTTCCCTGCTATTAAgtatctccccattccaatccatcctccattcagctgccaaagtaatcttttTAGATTTATGTCacacctattcaataaactcccaaTCACCTCCAGATCACATATAAAATCAAccgtttagcattcaaagcctttcacaacttggcttcttcctacctttcacGTCTTCTTATACCTGATTTGACACTCATGTACTCTGTGATACAATGACATTGGCTTTCTTGCTATTCTTTGAACAGGAAACTCTTATCTCCCAATTCTAGGCATTTTTAGTCTGTCTTTCACTTGAGGAATGCTCTCCCTTGTCATATCTGCCTCCTGGTATTCCTGGCTTCCCTTCAAGTCCCCCATAAAaacctaccttctacaagaagctatTTGAagtccccttaattctagtgtcttctctttgttgattatttccaattaatcCTGTGTATGTATCTTGCTTGTACAAAACTGTTTGTATGCTGTCTCctacattagactgtgagcttcttgagactAGGGACAGTCTTTAGCcttttttgaatccccagtgctaaACACAGTAGCTGGCatgtaataggtacttaataaatgcttattaactaatTGACTCGCCTTCACAAGCCATGTTCTAGAGGAACTAAGgtattcaattccattcaacttTTCATCTCTATACATGTAACATACAATCTGCagccaatgatgatgatgatgtgacaacgatgatagtggtggtgacggtggtggtggtgatgatagctaATCTTTATATAAGCATCATAAGGTTTGcaaatcgtgtgtgtgtgtgtgtgtgtgtgtgtgtgtgtgtgtgtgtgtgagagagagagagagagagagagagagagagatctcagtTAATCCCAAAACAACCCTGTGtgctatgtattattattatctccattatacagatggggaaacagaacaAAGACATGAAggaactggcccagggtcacacagctattaagtgtctgagacaggatatgaactcagatcttgctagTAACAAATCTTCCAACCCATGTTATATGCTATCTAGCTAGACAAACAAATCCCTATCAATTaaaattcttcttaaaaaaaCTAGCTCAGGTGACACATCCATTATTACGCTTTCTCTAATACTCCAAAAATTTCTCATGAGATACTGTTCAAATTCTCTTATGCACTTAGTCATTTTCTAACTTGAATTATAAATATTTGGGTATATAACTCATTCCCTACTTCTCCCTACAGCCAACACTAAGTATAAGCATATCAAGGG is part of the Dromiciops gliroides isolate mDroGli1 chromosome 4, mDroGli1.pri, whole genome shotgun sequence genome and encodes:
- the ZNF750 gene encoding zinc finger protein 750, translated to MSLLKERKPKKPHYIPRPPGKPFKYKCFQCPFTCNEKSHLFNHMKYGLCKNSITLVSEQDRVPKCPKSNSLEPKQTHHIDSLVKPTTSKSITNGQTNLDSKLQHSFAKEEAKENLELRNCVTNKSSGQNPPVQKKATPLGSATESTITIQPILEGGARPSAFVPVEHRLKGSESDEVSEMLAIPDPITKSSFHTKSAFHAPNHPWKAGSFLPEFSHKIPSTKGFGSISSYIQPTIPEYPPHFYTEHGLATIYSPYLLAGNSVECENSLLSVYGTQDQRHFLSPPGSIPKHLNPSPSTYEPYKFFQQYQSSLPIPYGFYRPESAFSSYGLKLPHVASITREQSSHLLEETNLIYPTSNPSRLNSWNSHKKHVDYEKESLILQSQDPSKDEPNDRDGAKMSPRAGSAATGSPGRPSPTNFTQTSHACEGLFDLSSKSSPGPFGKLNQHEENATAFKLVRKSSEYPDPQLNRVDSTRSMNVTDEDVQHQMEGTSNTNEDSSNTEEDTGIAPLNLSKKSEKKETVHEHMYKNMTHLETQDTMNLQDMPLNLSVKDSCNTLNLKPSSDSLSQDAEAAATQKIESSKAEHYIKNHQQSIHQDDISFTADNGEAQDLRMIDNSDEQKQTAAVALCQLAAYSPGKIRVENEEQNAQDSTFQKDEPTFSSKEIQDIECNPKTKGQRGRIKKKQENLPKELKRQNQMTLQECSL